From the genome of Sphingobacterium kitahiroshimense, one region includes:
- a CDS encoding response regulator — translation MFKKVLIAEDHEIANISVQKTLQELGIQTAKYVYYCDDAFTWVKNAQRDGEPYDLLITDLTFEEDHNPQRLSGGLALIQAVKEIQSQLKIIVLSAESRTAVIDELFKSRAIDGYVRKARRDAQYLKEALQAAHQDKLYQSPEIKQSIREKNSHEFTTLDIHIIALLAKGILQKDIPQHLQQQQIKPSGLSSVEKRLNLMKEVLEFSKNEQLIAYSKDIGLI, via the coding sequence ATGTTTAAAAAAGTACTTATAGCCGAAGATCATGAAATTGCCAATATTTCGGTTCAGAAAACACTTCAGGAGCTGGGGATCCAGACAGCAAAATATGTCTATTATTGTGATGATGCATTTACCTGGGTTAAAAATGCACAGCGGGACGGTGAGCCCTACGATCTGCTGATTACCGATCTGACTTTCGAAGAAGATCATAATCCGCAACGTTTATCGGGAGGTCTGGCACTTATTCAGGCAGTTAAAGAGATCCAATCCCAACTAAAAATCATTGTGTTATCTGCGGAAAGTCGGACTGCTGTTATTGATGAACTGTTTAAAAGCAGAGCCATCGATGGTTATGTGCGTAAAGCAAGACGCGATGCGCAATACCTGAAAGAGGCTTTACAGGCCGCACATCAGGATAAACTTTATCAGTCCCCTGAAATTAAACAGTCTATCCGGGAAAAGAATTCACATGAATTTACTACGCTCGATATTCATATCATTGCCCTATTGGCAAAAGGAATACTGCAGAAGGATATTCCACAACATCTGCAACAACAACAGATAAAGCCATCAGGACTGAGCAGTGTCGAGAAAAGATTGAACCTGATGAAAGAGGTGCTAGAATTTTCGAAGAATGAACAGCTTATTGCTTATTCAAAAGATATCGGTTTAATTTAA
- a CDS encoding outer membrane beta-barrel protein: MLKKIILASLFTCSIPILAFSQSHELRVGITSGSSNFTGPGSDSRSNLNGSSPQDYYTNNPFGVKYGINLGGAINYRYVFGNNFLLGVEGAFERLQTKIYLQSSENTNNTIGMTKLNQQFLNFNPFIGYRFSFEPITLDMQLGVDIANTLQIKEKGSIEDNKGNETEFENDRGKDIMKMDLRPRLQFNVNYDRYTVFAGYSWGTKNYKGERDGASSSDATRLNVFRLGLQFQLLRPSSLQ, encoded by the coding sequence ATGTTGAAGAAAATCATTCTAGCAAGCTTATTCACATGCAGTATTCCGATTCTTGCATTTTCCCAATCACATGAATTGCGGGTAGGTATTACTTCAGGTTCTTCCAATTTTACAGGACCAGGAAGCGATTCTAGATCAAACCTGAACGGTTCTAGCCCACAGGACTATTATACCAACAATCCTTTTGGAGTAAAGTATGGTATTAACCTGGGCGGAGCGATCAACTACCGCTACGTATTTGGCAACAATTTCCTATTAGGTGTAGAAGGTGCATTTGAACGTCTACAGACTAAAATATATCTTCAGAGCTCAGAAAACACGAATAACACCATAGGCATGACCAAGCTAAATCAGCAGTTTTTAAATTTCAATCCGTTCATTGGCTATCGTTTTTCATTTGAACCTATTACTTTGGATATGCAGTTGGGCGTTGATATCGCCAACACACTTCAGATCAAAGAAAAAGGAAGTATTGAAGACAACAAAGGCAATGAAACCGAATTTGAGAATGACAGAGGCAAAGATATCATGAAAATGGATCTTAGACCGCGCCTACAGTTCAACGTCAATTATGACCGTTATACGGTATTTGCCGGTTACTCCTGGGGTACTAAAAATTATAAAGGGGAGAGGGATGGCGCGTCCTCATCAGATGCGACCCGTTTAAATGTCTTTCGTTTAGGGTTGCAGTTTCAACTCTTAAGACCTTCTTCTTTACAATAA
- a CDS encoding acyl-CoA dehydrogenase family protein, giving the protein MTQDFDIYISSFKERLSSLFNQEYDYNNLSLSRDLPPDFLSKIMDMTPLAVAIPESHGGRGVHVKECLGVLAAASYESLSLSLIFGINIALFLEPLAKYGNITVQEKVFKKFLENQAMGGLMITEPDFGSDALNMRTSYEQVGDHYSIQGQKHWQGLTGAADYWLVTARKRNENGDLTRDIDFFLTEDAATEQKIEVERRYNSLGLYAIPYGINNIDIKVPAAQRLVPESTGIKLMLDTLHRSRLQFPGMGMGFIKRMLDEAMQHCHERRVTGIRLNEMDSVKFQLSRLQAAFTLCSAMCAYSTTVSSISNDLSSHGVDANSVKAFVTDLMQEASQICLQLSGANGYRLDHIAGRGVVDSRPFQIFEGSNEMLYTQIAEAIAKLMRKSKENNLLAFLKQYKGTELAAPFFSEILNFNLPDQPKQREMMTLGRMIARVVCYQYVLLINNAGFNDKMTEITRQHIKMDLAMFAGQLHSNNTADPLMDYEENADWMKFASL; this is encoded by the coding sequence ATGACGCAAGATTTTGATATTTACATTTCCTCATTTAAGGAAAGATTATCCAGCTTATTTAATCAGGAATATGACTATAATAACCTTAGTCTATCGCGCGATTTACCGCCTGATTTTTTAAGCAAAATCATGGACATGACACCGCTTGCGGTTGCTATTCCAGAAAGCCATGGTGGTCGTGGAGTACATGTTAAAGAGTGTCTGGGAGTACTAGCTGCCGCTTCTTACGAATCGTTATCGCTGTCCCTTATCTTCGGAATCAACATTGCCCTTTTTCTAGAACCATTAGCGAAGTATGGCAATATCACCGTTCAGGAAAAAGTATTCAAAAAGTTTTTGGAAAACCAGGCAATGGGTGGCTTGATGATCACAGAGCCTGACTTTGGCAGCGATGCGCTCAATATGCGTACTTCTTATGAGCAGGTAGGAGATCATTACAGCATACAGGGCCAGAAACATTGGCAAGGTCTTACAGGAGCAGCCGATTACTGGTTAGTGACTGCACGTAAAAGAAATGAAAACGGCGATCTGACCCGTGATATTGATTTCTTTTTAACGGAAGACGCAGCCACAGAACAAAAAATTGAAGTTGAAAGACGTTACAACAGTCTTGGTTTATATGCTATTCCTTATGGAATCAATAATATTGACATCAAAGTACCCGCAGCACAGCGATTGGTTCCAGAAAGTACCGGGATAAAATTAATGCTGGATACACTGCACCGTAGCAGACTGCAGTTTCCGGGTATGGGTATGGGCTTTATCAAGCGTATGCTAGATGAAGCGATGCAACATTGTCATGAAAGACGTGTTACAGGCATCCGCCTTAATGAAATGGACTCCGTTAAATTTCAGTTATCACGTTTACAGGCAGCCTTTACCCTATGTTCGGCAATGTGTGCATACAGCACCACAGTAAGCTCAATCAGCAATGACTTATCTAGTCATGGTGTAGATGCCAATAGTGTAAAAGCATTCGTGACAGATCTGATGCAAGAAGCATCGCAGATATGCTTGCAATTGTCAGGAGCAAATGGTTACCGCTTAGACCATATTGCCGGCAGAGGTGTTGTAGATAGTAGACCATTTCAGATTTTTGAAGGATCTAATGAAATGTTATATACACAGATTGCTGAAGCAATTGCCAAACTGATGCGCAAAAGCAAAGAAAACAATCTTCTGGCATTCTTAAAACAATATAAAGGGACAGAACTTGCAGCACCATTCTTCAGTGAAATTTTAAATTTCAATCTTCCAGATCAGCCAAAACAACGCGAAATGATGACTTTGGGAAGAATGATCGCACGCGTTGTTTGTTATCAATATGTATTGTTGATCAACAATGCAGGGTTTAACGATAAGATGACCGAAATAACACGTCAGCATATCAAGATGGATCTGGCGATGTTTGCTGGTCAGTTGCATAGCAACAACACAGCAGATCCATTAATGGATTATGAAGAAAATGCGGACTGGATGAAATTCGCATCGTTATAA
- a CDS encoding helix-turn-helix domain-containing protein: MRNFATEKKHLLALAVSTRNIILGSRMEKQVNANEFVERFMSGSLEHLKYMQSSVKIFRLSEIAPYIKFPTPPIFLGYNLLVHITEGYFKHQIGPKEYVVQAPAILMSNYGNISVIRSVDKSAKGHCILVNDAAMTSIFREQEILNIFTISPLHNLSAADDHDLHQLFRLLYKELHTASPYKELFESLLKSALLKIIKLSNTNNMLNRSQEIAMMFKQLVHKNYLKQKEIGFYADKLAVSPNYLNRCVSAVFKKSSKELILEVLVMHSQLLLFESNKSIADICYELDFSDPSYFSRIFKKIVGMSPTSYRNKAR, encoded by the coding sequence ATGCGTAACTTTGCTACAGAAAAGAAACATCTTTTAGCTTTGGCAGTAAGTACCAGAAATATTATATTAGGATCAAGAATGGAAAAACAAGTCAATGCGAACGAATTTGTCGAACGGTTTATGTCCGGCAGTCTGGAACATCTAAAATACATGCAATCGTCAGTCAAAATATTTCGATTGAGCGAAATTGCGCCCTATATTAAATTTCCGACACCGCCTATTTTTCTAGGTTACAATTTACTTGTTCATATAACCGAAGGCTATTTTAAACACCAGATCGGCCCCAAAGAATATGTGGTTCAGGCGCCGGCGATCCTGATGAGCAACTATGGTAATATATCGGTGATCAGATCAGTTGATAAATCAGCCAAAGGACATTGTATTCTGGTCAATGATGCAGCCATGACCTCCATTTTCAGAGAGCAGGAAATTTTAAATATTTTCACCATATCACCGCTTCACAATCTCTCTGCAGCAGATGATCACGATCTCCACCAGCTATTTAGATTGCTTTACAAAGAGTTGCATACGGCATCTCCCTATAAAGAATTGTTTGAAAGCTTGCTTAAATCAGCGCTATTAAAAATCATCAAGCTTTCCAACACCAACAACATGCTCAACCGCAGTCAGGAGATTGCGATGATGTTTAAACAACTTGTGCACAAAAATTACCTGAAACAGAAGGAAATCGGCTTCTATGCCGATAAATTAGCCGTATCGCCCAATTATCTCAATAGATGTGTCTCCGCTGTTTTTAAAAAATCATCAAAGGAACTTATTCTGGAAGTTCTGGTTATGCACAGTCAGCTCCTGCTGTTCGAATCCAACAAAAGCATTGCCGACATATGTTATGAATTGGATTTCTCCGATCCGTCCTATTTCTCACGCATCTTTAAGAAAATTGTAGGCATGTCACCAACCTCTTATCGAAATAAAGCGAGGTAG
- a CDS encoding NAD(P)H-dependent oxidoreductase, translated as MALIEDLQWRHATKAYDPTKKVSKEDIEKIVEAARLAPTSSGLQPFRIIVVESQEVRERLVAGALNPECMRDCSHLLVFAAWDKYTEERIDTIYNRTTEERELPEGRFNSYTDMIKKLYASQTEEQHFVHTAKQSYIGLGLALAQAAELRVDTTPAEGFNNQIVDEVLDLASLGLKSVSLMYVGYRDAEKDWLAPMKKVRNPIEEFAIYK; from the coding sequence ATGGCATTAATTGAAGATTTACAGTGGCGCCATGCTACAAAAGCATACGATCCCACAAAAAAAGTAAGTAAAGAAGACATCGAAAAAATTGTAGAAGCGGCACGTTTAGCGCCCACTTCTTCAGGATTGCAACCTTTTAGAATCATCGTTGTCGAAAGTCAAGAAGTACGCGAAAGATTAGTTGCTGGAGCTTTAAATCCTGAGTGTATGCGCGACTGTTCTCATTTATTGGTATTTGCTGCATGGGACAAGTATACCGAAGAACGCATCGATACCATCTACAACCGTACAACAGAAGAGCGTGAATTGCCTGAAGGACGATTCAATAGTTATACAGATATGATCAAAAAGCTATACGCTTCTCAGACTGAAGAACAGCATTTTGTACATACCGCAAAACAATCTTATATTGGTTTAGGGCTGGCATTGGCACAGGCAGCGGAATTGCGTGTTGACACTACTCCTGCTGAAGGCTTTAACAATCAGATTGTAGATGAAGTACTTGACTTAGCAAGTTTAGGTTTAAAAAGCGTATCATTAATGTACGTGGGCTACCGTGATGCTGAAAAAGATTGGTTAGCACCAATGAAGAAAGTAAGAAATCCGATTGAAGAATTTGCTATCTACAAATAA
- a CDS encoding MarR family winged helix-turn-helix transcriptional regulator, with amino-acid sequence MKDLLKLDNQLCFPLYALSREIIQRYRPHLDEIGLTYPQYLVLMVLWEKDQQTVNQIGHKLFLDSGTLTPLLKRLEQKHLLVRQRSTIDERVVEIFLTTAGKDLKKEAKCIPQKLIEELEISAEEIESMRNIANKILKSKIVTEV; translated from the coding sequence ATGAAAGATCTTTTAAAGTTGGACAATCAGCTCTGTTTTCCCCTCTATGCACTGAGCCGGGAAATCATTCAGCGCTACCGCCCTCATCTCGATGAGATCGGACTGACCTATCCACAGTACCTGGTATTGATGGTTCTTTGGGAAAAAGACCAACAGACCGTCAATCAGATTGGTCATAAACTGTTTTTAGATAGCGGTACACTGACACCGTTACTGAAGCGTCTCGAACAAAAACATCTGCTCGTGCGACAACGGAGTACGATTGATGAGCGGGTTGTCGAAATCTTCCTGACAACAGCTGGAAAAGACCTGAAAAAAGAGGCCAAGTGCATACCGCAGAAATTAATAGAAGAACTGGAGATCAGTGCTGAAGAGATTGAAAGTATGCGCAACATTGCCAATAAAATATTAAAAAGTAAAATAGTAACAGAAGTATAA
- a CDS encoding type II asparaginase → MKRLLISLTLLLFLQLAYGQKPKIIILATGGTIAGQGASANRAGYTAGKIPVSELIGSIPSINEIAEVSGEQISSVGSQDMSLDIWKKLAVRINEIFSKKEADGIVITHGTDTQEETAYFLDLVVAYDSPVVLTGAMRASTAISADGPKNLFDAITLAADVKSKGRGVLVSFNESIFNSRDVTKLSTTKVNAFGSPNSGAIGQVFDGKVEFYKSSDRQVKPLAPFKIDANTVFPKVEIAYMYADASPAYLNLLVKEKAAGIVIAGVGNGNFSKAFTEQVKQAVKTGIMVCRGSRCVSGRVVEDGEVNDDELGTLVSDDLNPQKARILLMLGLLNTHDKETLQGYFLRY, encoded by the coding sequence ATGAAAAGACTACTGATATCTCTAACCCTGCTGCTGTTTCTGCAGTTGGCCTATGGACAAAAGCCTAAGATCATCATATTGGCCACGGGTGGAACCATAGCTGGACAGGGGGCTTCAGCAAATCGTGCAGGGTATACTGCAGGAAAGATTCCGGTATCTGAATTGATCGGGAGTATTCCATCGATCAACGAAATCGCGGAGGTGAGCGGTGAACAGATTTCTTCTGTTGGTAGCCAGGATATGAGTTTGGATATCTGGAAAAAGTTAGCGGTTCGCATTAATGAGATTTTCAGTAAAAAGGAAGCTGACGGAATTGTGATTACACACGGTACCGATACGCAGGAGGAAACGGCTTATTTTCTGGATCTGGTGGTGGCTTACGATAGTCCTGTTGTCTTGACCGGCGCCATGCGTGCCTCTACCGCTATCAGTGCTGATGGCCCTAAGAATTTATTTGATGCCATAACCTTGGCGGCTGATGTGAAAAGCAAGGGCAGAGGTGTGCTGGTGTCTTTTAATGAATCCATTTTTAATTCAAGGGATGTGACCAAATTGAGTACAACGAAAGTCAATGCATTTGGTTCACCTAATAGTGGTGCAATCGGTCAGGTTTTTGACGGAAAAGTGGAATTCTACAAATCTTCAGACCGTCAGGTGAAACCTTTGGCTCCTTTTAAAATAGATGCTAATACGGTCTTCCCAAAGGTTGAAATTGCATATATGTATGCCGATGCTTCACCAGCTTACCTCAACCTGCTGGTAAAAGAAAAGGCCGCGGGTATTGTAATCGCGGGGGTAGGGAATGGAAATTTTTCGAAAGCTTTTACTGAACAGGTAAAACAGGCTGTAAAAACAGGCATCATGGTGTGTCGTGGAAGCAGATGTGTATCGGGTCGGGTCGTCGAAGATGGAGAAGTGAATGATGATGAATTAGGAACGTTGGTATCCGATGATCTAAATCCACAGAAAGCCCGGATACTGCTGATGCTGGGCTTGTTAAATACACATGATAAAGAAACATTGCAAGGTTATTTCTTGCGTTATTAA